The Streptomyces laurentii region CGCGCTCGGCGACCGGCGTACCGCCGTGCAGCAGCTGGGCGGCGATGCCCCGGCGGGCCAGGTGGCCGGCGAGCAGCCGGGCCATGGACACGTACTGCGTGAAGACGAGGACCGCACCGTCCTCGGCCACGATCGTGTCGAGGAGTTCGTCGAGCAGGGCGAGCTTGCCGGAGCGACCGGACAGCCGCGCGCCGTCCGCGGCCGGTTCGCCGAGGTACTGGGCGGGGTGGTTGCAGATCTGCTTGAGCGAGGTCAGCAGCTTCATGATCAGTCCGCGCCGGGCCATGCCCTCGGCGGCCTCGATCCGCGCCATCGTCTCGCGCACCTGCGCCTCGTAGAGCGACGCCTGCTCGCGGGTGAGCGGGACGGGGTGGTCGGACTCGGTCTTGGGCGGCAGCTCGGGGACGATGCCCGGGTCGGACTTGCGGCGGCGCAGCAGGAACGGCCGGACGAGCCGGGCCAGCCGCTCGACCGCCTCCTCGTTCTCCACCTCCTCGCTGTTCTCGACGGCGCGGGCGTGCCGGGCGCGGAAGGCCTTGAGGGAGCCGAGCAGGCCGGGGGTGGTCCAGTCGAGGAGCGCCCACAGCTCGGAGAGGTTGTTCTCGACGGGGGTGCCGGTGAGGGCGACCCGGGCGGGCGCCCGCAGGGTGCGCAGCGCCTTGGCGGTCGCCGAGAAGGGGTTCTTGACGTGCTGCGCCTCGTCGGCGACGACCATGCCCCACCGCTGCTCGGCGAGATGGGGCGCGCTGGTGCGCAGGGTGCCGTAGGTGGTGAGGACGAAGCCGCCCTCGTCGAGCCCGTCGAGGCTGCGGCCGGTGCCGTGGAAGCGGCGCACGGGCACGCCGGGGGCGAACCGCCGGATCTCCCGCTGCCAGTTGCCGAGCAGCGAGGCCGGGCAGACGACAAGGGTCGGGGCCGGGTGGGCGCGGCGCAGATGCAGGGCGATGAGGGTGACGGTCTTGCCGAGGCCCATGTCGTCGGCGAGGCAGCCGCCGAGGCCGAGGGAGGTCATGAGGTCGAGCCAGGCAAGGCCGCGCAGCTGGTAGTCACGCAACGTGGCGTCGAGGCCCGGCGGCGCGGGGACGGCCTCCGGTCCGAGGAGCAGCCGGTCGCGCAGGGTGGCGAGGGCGCCGACGGGCACGGCGGGGACGGTCTCGCCGTCGACCTCGGCGGATCCGGTGAGCGCGGCGGCGAGCGCGTCGACCGGCTCCAGCAGGCCCAGTTCGCGCTTGCGGGCCTTGCGGACGAGATCGGGGTCGACGACCACCCACTGGTCGCGGAGCCGGACGACGGGGCGGTGGGCCTCGGCGAGGGCGTCCATCTCGCGCGCGGTGAGCGGGTCGCCGTCGAGGGCGAGCTGCCAGTCGAAGCGGAGCAGCTCGGCGCTGTCGAAGAAGGACGTGCCGTCGGTCGCGGAACCGGGCGCGCTCTGCGCGGGGCGTACGACGGCGGAGGCCGACAGGGAACGGGCCAGGTCACGGGGCCAGTGCAGGGCGACTCCGGCGTCGGCGAGCCGGGCGGCGGCCGGGCCGAGCAGCTCGTACAGCTCCTCCTCGCGCAGCGGCAGCACATCGGGCACGTCCCGTTCGAGGAGACCGCCGAGGGGCGGCCAGACGCGGGCGGCCCGGCGCAGCGCGAGGACGGCGTCGACGCGGGCGCGGGGGCCGAAACTCTCGTCGCCCTCCCCGGCCCACAGGGCGGCCGCGTCGACGACCAGGGTCGGGTCGGCGAGGCTGTGCACCTGGAGGAGCGCGGCGGCGACATGCCGCCCGCCGTCCTCCTCGGGATCCGTCCCTGCGGCGATCTCGGCCGGATCGGACGTGTCGAACAGCTCGAAGGCGGACAGGTCGAGCCGGAGCGAGACCCGTACGCCCGCGTCCATGCCGGCGGCGGCCTCGGCGGCCCAGGCACGCGCGCGGGGCAGCCGCTGCGGCTCCCGCGCGGCGAACGCCGGACCGACCGCGTGCGGGGCGGCGGGGGTACGGGGCAGGGTGTCGGCGACGGCGTCCAGGAAGGCCCGGACCAGCGCCTCGGGCTCGGGCAGCCGCAGCGGGCCCCGGCCGGACACGGGGGTGGCGTGGGCCTCGTACGGCATGACGGAGGCGATCGCCCGCAGGTGGGCGATGTCGTCGGCGTCGAGCGGTCCGGCCCGCCAGGCGTCGTGATCGTCCGCGGTGAGACCGGGCAGCAGCCGCCCCCGGGCGACCAGGTGCAGCGCGTGCAGGGCGGCGGCGCCCCAGCAGACGGTGGCGGGGTGCGCGGCCGGGTGGTGGCGGGCGGCGGTCAGCGCGGGCAGGGCGGCGGCGACGGGCAGCAGCAGGGCGGGCACGGTCCGGCTCCGCGCCCCGGTGCCGTGCCGACGTACGACGGTCAGCTCGGCGCGCTCGGCCCCGGCGGGCAGCGCTGGGGCGCCCTCCTCGGGCAGCGGTCCGCCGTCGGGGGACCACAGGGCGATCCGGCCCTCGCGGGGCAGGGCGGCGGGCAGGAAGACGGCCGCGAGGCCGCCGGGGACGGTCCAGGCACTCCCGGTGTGCGGCACGCGCTCTCACCTCCTGGTCCGCGACGTGTTCCGACTGCACTCCCGACCTTACGGGCGGGGTCCGACAACCGGGTCCCCCGGGCGGCCCAGCAGCGGGTGACACCCCGATCGGGGCGGGGGAGGGTGGCGGCAACGGGCGTCGGCCGGCACGCGCCCGCGCGGCCCGGGCCCGCGCCGGCCCCCGTTCCGCCCGGTCACGCCTTCCTGAACCGACCCGCCGCCCGACCCGCCGCCCGACCTGAACCGACCCGACCCGACAGACGAGGATTTCCGCCATGTCCGTTCACCGGCGTCTCACGATCGCCACCGGGGCCGTCCTGCTCACGCTCGCCGTCTCGGGCTGCTCGGGCCTCGGCCGCAGCATGGTCGGCACGGTCTCGTACGAGACCGCGCACGACATCGAGGTGACGGTGACCAGCCCCGGGGTGCGGGGCTGCCACAAGCTGTCGCCGGGCGGCGCGACGCGGGTCCGGAACGCGACGCTGGTCGACATGCGGCTGTTCCGGACCCGCGACTGCCGGGGCCCGAACACGTACGTGGCGACCCGGACCTCCGACCAGATCGCGCCGGGCACCCTGACCTGGCGCAGCTACAGCGTCGTGCACTGATCCCGGCGGAGGACCGGGCGGCCCGGCGGGATCAGCGGGGGCGGGCGGCCAGCCAGGTGCCGTCGTCGGTCAGATAGCCGTCGAAGGCCAGCCCGGCCTCGGCGAGGTACCCCTCCAGGGCCTCGGCGGTCAGCGGCCGGGACAGGAAGGTCTGGGTCCATCGGGCGTCCGGGAAGACGTACTCGGCGTGCACGGAGTTCACGCCCTCCCCCACCGGCTCCGCCGACACGATCCGTACCGTGTAGCCGGCCGGGTCGTGGCGCTCGCGCGGCAGATCGGTGTGCCAGTCGGCGCCCTCGCGCTGGATCAGGACCCGCCCGTCGTCCTTCACATGGCGCCGGCACGTCTCCAGCAGGGCCTGCCGTCCCCCGGCGTCGGCCGTGTGCACCAGGAACGAGCCGAGCACGACCGCGTCGAACGTCCGCGGCAGGTCCAGGTCCTCGATCGAACTGAGCACGGTCTCGGCCCCCGGCGCGCACTCGCCGACCGCCTCCAGCATCTCGGCGGACTCGTCCACGGCCGTCACGGCGAAGCCGCGCTCGACGAGCGGCCTGGTCACCCGGCCCGCGCCGCTGCCCAGTTCGAGGAGGGTCGCGCCGGCCGGCACGGCGGCCCCGATGACGTCCGGCTCGGTGCCGGCGCCCAGCCGCCGGTACAGCTCGACGGCGCAGCCGTCCGGGGTGATCGCGCCGGGTCCGGTGCCCTCGTGGCCCTCCCGGGTCCGCTGGAGGTTCCCGTCCTCGCTCATGCCCTCACGTCCTCTCGTCGTCGCCCCGCCGCCGCTCGGCGGGGGCTTTCGGATCGTGCGCCGCGGGTGGATCCTGGAAGAGCCTTCGGGGGTCGGCCCACCCGGGAGATGCGAAGTGATGATGCGTACGGGGAGTGAACCGGCGACCGCGCGCAGCACGCTGCGGCTGCGCTTCTGGCTGAGCCTGTGGGGAATGCTGTGGGCCGCCTTCGGTGCGACGGTGTTCGCGCTGTTCGGCGCGGTGGGGTGGTCGGCGGCGTGCGGGGTGCTGTTCCTGGTGGCCGCCGTGGACATGACCCTGGTGATCCGCCATCTCCGGCAGGGCCCGCACTGGCAGCCGGGACGGGACGTCCCGCCGTACGAACCGGATCGCGGCGGCCGGAAACGCTGACCGGAGACGCCGAGGACGGCATCACGCCGAGGACGACGCGCGGCCCGGCCCCGGTCGCGGGGCGGGCGCCCATCGCCCTACTCCCCCGTCGCTCCGCTCTCCCCCGCTTCTCTGCCCTCTCCCGCCTCGCGCTTCTCCCCGGCCTCGCGCTTCTCCCCGGCCCCGCTCTTCTCCCCGGCCCCGCCCATCGCCGGACCGAAGCGGGCCGCCTCCAGGTACTCGGGCTTGGGGTCGAGGGCGGCGGCCAGGCGGAAGTGACGGGTCGCCTGGTCGGGGCGGCCGGCGCGCTGGTACGTACGGGCGAGCGCGAAGTGGGCGAAGGCGTTGTCCGGCTCCCGCTCCAGGACCAGCTCGAATTCCAGCTCGGCCGGGCGGAGTTGCGCGGCGGCGAAGAAGGCGCGGGCGCGCAGCAGCCGGGCCGCGGTGTTCTCGGGATGGGCGGCGATCACCGAGTCGAGCAGTTTGACCGCGCCCCGCGGGTCACGGGCGGCGAGCAGCTGCTCGGCGGCGCGGTAGTCGATGACGTGGGTCTGCGGATCCCTCTCGGCCACGACGGCGGCTCCTTCCCTCGCTTCGGCGGTTCAACAGCCGGCACGGCGGCCGTATTCCGCGCGGGAACCCCGTCCCCCGGTGGGGTATTCCCTCGCGGACGTCATGCCTACCCCACCCATGGGGTGTTCACGGCCCGCGAGGCGTTCCGAACCTACGGGGCGGTCACGGCGTGCCGGGCCGCGAGGCGGCTTCGGCGGCCCGCCGCACCAGCTCCTGCCACACCTCGCGCACCTGGGGCTCCAGCTTCTCCAGGGGGCCGTCGTTGTCGACGAGGAGGTCGGCGACGGCGCGCCGCTGGGCGCGGGTGGCCTGGGCGGACATCCGGGCGCGGGCGTCGGCCTCGGTCATGCCGCGCAGCCGGACGAGCCGGTCCAGCTGGGTCTCGGGTGACGCGTCCACGACGACGACCAGGTCGTAGAGGGGGGCGAGGCCGTTCTCGGTGAGCAGCGGTACGTCGTGGACGACGACGTCGCCGGGTCCTGCCTGGCTCTCGAGCGCGGCGGAGCGGGCGCCGACGAGGGGGTGGACGATGGCGTTCAGCGCGGCGAGGCGCCCGGCGTCGTGGAAGACGATGGCGCCGAGCCCGGGCCGGTCCAGCGCGCCCTCGGGCGTGAGGATCTCCGGGCCGAACTCCGCGACGACCGCCGCGAGCCCGGGCGTGCCGGGCTCCACGACCTCTCGGGCGATCCGATCGGCGTCGATCAGGACTGCTCCGTACGAGACGAGCAGCCGGGAGACTTCGCTCTTGCCGGCGCCGATGCCGCCGGTCAAACCTACCTTCAGCATGAGCGGCAGCTTAGATCGCGCCGCCGGGTGGCTACGCGTCGCCCTCCCGTTCCGCGAGGAAACGCTCGAACTCGCGGCCCAGCTCGTCGGCGGAGGGAAGGTCGGCCGGTTCGGCGACGAGGCTGCCGCGGGTCTCGGCGCCCGCCGCCGCGTCGTACTGGTGCTCAAGACCCTGGACGAGGGCGGTCAGCTCCTCATCGCCCTCGCCGATCTGCCGCTCGATCTCGGTCTGGGTGCGCCGGGCCTCCGTGCGCAGGGCGTGCGCGACGCCGGGCAGGACCAGGCCGGTGGCGGCTGTGACGGCCTCCAGGGCGGTCAGGGCGGCGTCCGGGTACGGGGAGCGGGCCACGTAGTGCGGGACGTGGGCGGCGACGCCGAGGGTGTCGACGCCGGCCTCGGTGAGGCGGTACTCGATGAGGGACTCGGCGCTGCCGGGCACCTGGGCCTCGTCGAAGGGGCTGCGGTGGCCGGGCATGAGGTCGGTGCGGCTGCCGTGCGGGGTGAGGCCGACGGGACGGGTGTGCGGGACGCCCATCGGGATGCCGTGGAAGTTGACGGCGAGGCGGACGCCGAGGCGCTCGACGATCTGACGGACGGCCGCGGCGAAGCGCTCCCACTCGACGTCCGGCTCGGGGCCGGACAGCAGCAGGAACGGCGCGCCGGTGGCGTCCTGGACCAGCCGGACCTCCAGGACCGGGGTGTCGTACGCGGTCCAGCGGTCGCGGCGGAAGGTCAGCAGGGGGCGCCGGGCCCGGTAGTCCACGAGCCGGTCGTGGTCGAAGCGGGCCACGACCTGGTGGGGCAGGGTGTCGAGCAGCCGGTCGACGATCTGCTCGCCGGTCTCACCGGCGTCGATGTAGCCGTCGAAGTGGTAGAGCATGACCAGCCCGGCCGACTCCTGCGCCAGGGCCACGTCGACCACGGCGAGACCCTTCCGGTCCCATTCGTACAAATCCTGGGGATCAAGCACGATTTCCGCTCCTCCTCGCGTTCTACCACCACAACGCCTTCCGACACACCGTCATTCCCCGGGCCCGGGAATCACCCCGGATCCCCCGAGGCCCGGAGCCGCCGGACCCCGGGGAACGGGCGAGGCCCGCCTCCCCCGAAGGGGAGACGGGCCTCGTACTCGCTACAG contains the following coding sequences:
- a CDS encoding SNF2/RAD54 family helicase (ATP binding site [chemical binding];~ATP-binding site [chemical binding];~DEAD-like helicases superfamily. A diverse family of proteins involved in ATP-dependent RNA or DNA unwinding. This domain contains the ATP-binding region; cd00046;~Helicase superfamily c-terminal domain; associated with DEXDc-, DEAD-, and DEAH-box proteins, yeast initiation factor 4A, Ski2p, and Hepatitis C virus NS3 helicases; this domain is foundin a wide variety of helicases and helicase related proteins; may...; cd00079;~SNF2 Helicase protein; pfam12419;~SNF2 family N-terminal domain; pfam00176;~SNF2/RAD54 family helicase [Streptomyces albus J1074];~Superfamily II DNA and RNA helicases [DNA replication,recombination, and repair / Transcription / Translation, ribosomal structure and biogenesis]; COG0513;~identified by MetaGeneAnnotator; putative;~nucleotide binding region [chemical binding];~putative Mg++ binding site [ion binding]); translation: MPHTGSAWTVPGGLAAVFLPAALPREGRIALWSPDGGPLPEEGAPALPAGAERAELTVVRRHGTGARSRTVPALLLPVAAALPALTAARHHPAAHPATVCWGAAALHALHLVARGRLLPGLTADDHDAWRAGPLDADDIAHLRAIASVMPYEAHATPVSGRGPLRLPEPEALVRAFLDAVADTLPRTPAAPHAVGPAFAAREPQRLPRARAWAAEAAAGMDAGVRVSLRLDLSAFELFDTSDPAEIAAGTDPEEDGGRHVAAALLQVHSLADPTLVVDAAALWAGEGDESFGPRARVDAVLALRRAARVWPPLGGLLERDVPDVLPLREEELYELLGPAAARLADAGVALHWPRDLARSLSASAVVRPAQSAPGSATDGTSFFDSAELLRFDWQLALDGDPLTAREMDALAEAHRPVVRLRDQWVVVDPDLVRKARKRELGLLEPVDALAAALTGSAEVDGETVPAVPVGALATLRDRLLLGPEAVPAPPGLDATLRDYQLRGLAWLDLMTSLGLGGCLADDMGLGKTVTLIALHLRRAHPAPTLVVCPASLLGNWQREIRRFAPGVPVRRFHGTGRSLDGLDEGGFVLTTYGTLRTSAPHLAEQRWGMVVADEAQHVKNPFSATAKALRTLRAPARVALTGTPVENNLSELWALLDWTTPGLLGSLKAFRARHARAVENSEEVENEEAVERLARLVRPFLLRRRKSDPGIVPELPPKTESDHPVPLTREQASLYEAQVRETMARIEAAEGMARRGLIMKLLTSLKQICNHPAQYLGEPAADGARLSGRSGKLALLDELLDTIVAEDGAVLVFTQYVSMARLLAGHLARRGIAAQLLHGGTPVAERERMVDRFQDGEVPVFLLSLKAAGTGLNLTRAGHVVHYDRWWNPAVEEQATDRAYRIGQTRPVQVHRMITEGTVEERIDEMLRAKRALADAVLGSGEAALTELTDRELADLVSLRRSA
- a CDS encoding hypothetical protein (identified by MetaGeneAnnotator; putative;~sequence version:1) produces the protein MSVHRRLTIATGAVLLTLAVSGCSGLGRSMVGTVSYETAHDIEVTVTSPGVRGCHKLSPGGATRVRNATLVDMRLFRTRDCRGPNTYVATRTSDQIAPGTLTWRSYSVVH
- a CDS encoding methyltransferase type 12 (Methyltransferase domain; pfam13489;~PFAM: Methyltransferase type 12; KEGG: sgr:SGR_5540 hypothetical protein;~S-adenosylmethionine binding site [chemical binding];~S-adenosylmethionine-dependent methyltransferases (SAM or AdoMet-MTase), class I; AdoMet-MTases are enzymes that use S-adenosyl-L-methionine (SAM or AdoMet) as a substrate for methyltransfer, creating the product S-adenosyl-L-homocysteine (AdoHcy); cd02440;~identified by MetaGeneAnnotator; putative;~methyltransferase type 12 [Streptomyces sp. SirexAA- E]); translated protein: MSEDGNLQRTREGHEGTGPGAITPDGCAVELYRRLGAGTEPDVIGAAVPAGATLLELGSGAGRVTRPLVERGFAVTAVDESAEMLEAVGECAPGAETVLSSIEDLDLPRTFDAVVLGSFLVHTADAGGRQALLETCRRHVKDDGRVLIQREGADWHTDLPRERHDPAGYTVRIVSAEPVGEGVNSVHAEYVFPDARWTQTFLSRPLTAEALEGYLAEAGLAFDGYLTDDGTWLAARPR
- a CDS encoding integral membrane protein (identified by MetaGeneAnnotator; putative;~integral membrane protein [Streptomyces lividans TK24]) → MMRTGSEPATARSTLRLRFWLSLWGMLWAAFGATVFALFGAVGWSAACGVLFLVAAVDMTLVIRHLRQGPHWQPGRDVPPYEPDRGGRKR
- a CDS encoding tetratricopeptide TPR_2 repeat protein (TPR motif;~Tetratricopeptide TPR_2 repeat protein [Streptomyces fulvissimus DSM40593];~Tetratricopeptide repeat domain; typically contains34 amino acids [WLF]-X(2)-[LIM]-[GAS]-X(2)-[YLF]-X(8)-[ASE]-X(3)-[FYL]-X(2)-[ASL]-X(4)-[PKE] is the consensus sequence; found in a variety of organisms including bacteria, cyanobacteria, yeast, fungi; cd00189;~UniProt-pubmed:11572948; UniProt-pubmed:20581206; UniProt-pubmed:21463507; UniProt-pubmed:18375553;~identified by MetaGeneAnnotator; putative): MAERDPQTHVIDYRAAEQLLAARDPRGAVKLLDSVIAAHPENTAARLLRARAFFAAAQLRPAELEFELVLEREPDNAFAHFALARTYQRAGRPDQATRHFRLAAALDPKPEYLEAARFGPAMGGAGEKSGAGEKREAGEKREAGEGREAGESGATGE
- a CDS encoding dephospho-CoA kinase (ATP-binding [chemical binding];~CoA-binding site [chemical binding];~Dephospho-CoA kinase [Coenzyme metabolism]; COG0237;~Dephospho-coenzyme A kinase (DPCK, EC 2.7.1.24) catalyzes the phosphorylation of dephosphocoenzyme A (dCoA) to yield CoA, which is the final step in CoA biosynthesis; cd02022;~dephospho-CoA kinase [Streptomyces cattleya NRRL 8057= DSM46488];~identified by MetaGeneAnnotator; putative), with protein sequence MTGGIGAGKSEVSRLLVSYGAVLIDADRIAREVVEPGTPGLAAVVAEFGPEILTPEGALDRPGLGAIVFHDAGRLAALNAIVHPLVGARSAALESQAGPGDVVVHDVPLLTENGLAPLYDLVVVVDASPETQLDRLVRLRGMTEADARARMSAQATRAQRRAVADLLVDNDGPLEKLEPQVREVWQELVRRAAEAASRPGTP
- a CDS encoding ATP-grasp superfamily enzyme (ATP-grasp superfamily enzyme [Streptomyces fulvissimus DSM40593];~PAC2 family; pfam09754;~identified by MetaGeneAnnotator; putative;~supfam:PIRSF028754 UCP028754; UniProt-pubmed:11572948; UniProt-pubmed:20624727; UniProt-pubmed:21463507; UniProt-pubmed:18375553; UniProt-pubmed:12000953; UniProt-pubmed:20064060; UniProt-pubmed:19515238; UniProt-pubmed:21551298); translated protein: MLDPQDLYEWDRKGLAVVDVALAQESAGLVMLYHFDGYIDAGETGEQIVDRLLDTLPHQVVARFDHDRLVDYRARRPLLTFRRDRWTAYDTPVLEVRLVQDATGAPFLLLSGPEPDVEWERFAAAVRQIVERLGVRLAVNFHGIPMGVPHTRPVGLTPHGSRTDLMPGHRSPFDEAQVPGSAESLIEYRLTEAGVDTLGVAAHVPHYVARSPYPDAALTALEAVTAATGLVLPGVAHALRTEARRTQTEIERQIGEGDEELTALVQGLEHQYDAAAGAETRGSLVAEPADLPSADELGREFERFLAEREGDA